DNA from Evansella sp. LMS18:
GTTGAATACGGCCTGGCAACAATGTGCATAGGTGTGGGCCAGGGGATTGCAGCGGTCATACAGAACACAGAATAATATACTGGAAGTGATTTTTATGGAGAAAGTCTTATACAGTAAAGAAGGCCATATTGCTTATATAACTTTAAACCGTGAAGAGCAGCTCAACTGCTTTGATTATGAGACATTAGAAACACTTGGTAGCATTGTGGAAAAAGTCCACTTAGATAAAGAAGTCCGGGCAGTCATATTCACCGGAGCAGGAGAAAAAGCCTTCAGTGCAGGGGCGGACCTGAAAGAAAGAAAAAAATTAAACGATTCTGAAGTAAGAAGAAATGTAAAGGCGATCAGGGATGTCTTCACTGCTGTTGAAAACCTGCCGCAGCCTACGATCGCGGCCATAAATGGTTATGCTTTTGGCGGTGGTTTCGAACTGGCACTTGCCTGTGATTTCAGAATAGCGGCAACTGAAGCTAAAATGGGTCTGACAGAAGTTAGCTGGGCGATTATCCCCGGAGCCGGGGGCACCCAGCGCCTTCCAAGGCTGATCGGGCTTTCTAAAGCAATGGAGCTGATACTGACGGCAGAAAGAATAACCGCCCAGGAGGCTTTGGAGCTAGGGATTTTAAATTATCTGGCAGGAAAAGATGAACTGCTGGCGGAGTGTGAAAAGCTGGCTGCCAGGATTACAAAAAATGGCCCTCTTGCAGTACAGCAGGCTAAATATGCGGTGCTGCAGGGATCCAATGTAGATTTGCAGACAGGGCTGGCTCTGGAAGCGAAGGCTTATGAAGTAATCATCCCAACAAAAGACAGAGTTGAAGCACTAAAGGCTTTTTCAGAAAAGAGAGCTCCTGAATTTAAAGGAGAATAGACATTTCCCCGATTTGTCAATCAGTGTTAATTTGGTATAATAAGGCATAGGAATAAGGAATACCGAGAATACAGGGCCAGAGACAGCCCTGTAATTTTCTCATTATAAACCCTTTAATTCAGAAAATCACGGATACAGAAGGTTGTGTGCAGAAGGATGGAAAATACGCTGAATACCCGGTCAATGATATTCACACTTTTTGGGGATTATATCCGCCATTATGGAAATGAAATATGGATAGGGAGTTTAATAAGAGTTTTGCAGGAGTTCGGGCATAATGAACAATCAGTCAGAGCCGCAATCTCCAGGATGAACAAGCAAGGCTGGATTGCCTCAGAAAAGAGAGGGAACAAAAGCTATTACTCTCTTACTGAAATGGGCAAGGAACGGATAGAAGAAGCAGCAGAAAGAATCTATAAAATCAAACCACATTCCTGGGATGGGAAATGGCGGATCTTAATGTATACAATTCCCGAAACAAAACGCAGCATCCGGGATGAACTGAGGCAGGAGCTGATATGGAGCGGCTTCGGTTCCCTTTCCAACAGTACCTGGATCTCGCCAAACAAACTGGAAAAGCAAGTGTACACACTTATAGACAAATATAAAATACATGACTTCGTTAATTTCTTCGTATCCGACTATAAAGGGCCTGGTGAACCTGAAGGCCTCGTTCAGAACTGCTGGAACATCGATGAGATTAATGAAAAGTACGAACACTTTATCAGGGATTACAGCCAGAAATATGTCATTGCGAAAAATAAAATTGATAAGGGAGAAATGACCGACGGACAATGTTTTGTGGAAAGAACTATCCTGGTGCACGAGTACCGTAAATTTTTGTTCATCGATCCAGGTCTTCCAGGTGAACTTCTCCCGGAAAAATGGCTGGGGGACTCCGCCGCAAGTTTATTTTCCGATTATTATGTTACACTCGCTGAGCCTGCGAACAGCTTTTTTGAAGGTATTTTTAAAGAAGGAAATGAAATGGCGAATATCAGTAAAGATTATGACATTCTGGACCACCCTTTTATCGCAAATAACCAGTAAAAAGCTGTCTTCGGCCGAAGACAGCTTTTATTTCACTTTAAGAAAGTATAAAATTTTAGCAGGGAAGTTGATTCGGCGCAGAGAAAATTTTCAGGCCTAAAGTGTAAGCGCAACTACGCCTCTGCCTTCGCCTTAAGGCTCGCCAATCGGCGAGTTTTCTTTATGAGTCGAAGAATCGGTCCTTTCTCAGCCAGGAACTGCCGATTGAAAAAACAAAACTGCTCCTACTTTCCGCCAAGCTCTTTTAGATATTTCTGTCCCTTTTCATGGTAACTGCTGATTGTCAGTTCGATAAGTTTTATATCATCATCATTCAATTCCCGGATGACCTTACCCGGGGATCCCATAACCATTGTCCGCGGCGGAATTTTTTTACCTGGAGGAATCAGTGTATTGGCTCCGATAAATGCATATTCACCTATCTCCGCACCATCGAGAACGGTAGCTCCCATGCCTATCAAAGCTCCCTTTCTCACGGTACAGCCGTGAAGAATAACATTATGTCCAATTGATACTTCATCTTCCAGTACCAGAGGAAACTCTTCATAGTTATGAAGGGTAGAATTGTCCTGCACGTTGCACCGCTCGCCAATTCGGATCGGTGCTTCATCTCCTCTGATCACCGTGTTAAACCATATACTCGATTCTTCTCCAATGGTCACATCACCGATTATATGTACGCCTGGAGCGGTGAAAACATTATTCGGAACATTCGGATATTTTTCGTCGTAAGGGTAAAGCATTGCTGGACCTCCTCATTTAATTAGGTTAAAATAAGTATAACATTTTTTCTGCGGCAGGTGATATTTTGAATATACTTTGTGAGGAATTATCCATTACATATCCAATTATACAAGGAGGAATGGGAAATGTGAGCAATGCTCCTTTAACTGGAGCTATTTCACAGGCTGGTGCCCTTGGCACTCTAGGAGCCGGAACAATGGCTCCGGATAAATTAGAAAGTCTAATACTGGACGTCAAGAAAATAACTGACAAGCCTTTTTGCATTAATATTCCTATCACTGTTCAGCCCTATTTAAAAGAAGTTGTGCAGCTTGTGGAAAAGCACAGTATCCCTGTTGTCTCCCTCTCAGCAGGAAATCCTGCGAGACTGGCAAAGCATTTTAAAGACCAGGGGGTAAAAGTAATCTGTGTCGTAGCTTCAGTGAGACAGGCACAAAAAGCGGAACAGGCTGGAGCGGACGTGATTGTTGGCGAAGGGTATGAAGCTGCTGGGATCAATTCGAATTTTGAAACAACCACTCTGACTTTAATACCCCAGCTTGTGAAAGCAGTCTCTGTTCCAGTAGCTGCAGCGGGAGGAATCGGAGACGGGGGAGGACTGGCAGCGATGCTTTCCCTCGGGGCACATGGAGTCCAGATGGGTACCCGCTTTATTGCAACAGAGGAGGCCCTTGTACATAAAGACTATAAACGACTTATTGTAGAAGCGACCGATACGGACACAGTGGTGGTTGGCCGTACCGTCGGGAGGATTCGAAGGCTTCTCAATACAGAGTATGCGAAAAAACTGGCTGAAAAAGAGAAGAGTGGAGTTACAGCAGAAGAATTTGGTGAATTGACGAATGAAGACCGGCATATTTCCGGTGCCATACAGGGGAATTTAGCAGATGGCCACTTAAACAGCGGACAGATAGCAGGGATAGTCGATGACCTTCCTCCTGTTTCAGAGCTCATCAGGAGAATGATGGGTGAAGCCGAAGAGGCAGCAAAGGGTTTGTCTTCAAAGTTAGGATTATGATAAGTTGCTTCATGAGTACCTAAATATAATTGCGGAGGTCAAATAATGAATCAAACATTTAAGGCTAACGAATTAGTGACGGTAGTGACGGAAAACAGAAAGCCCCCAAATTGCGATATTACATTGAATATCCAGCCTGTTAAGGCAGAGAACGGGATTGCAGAAGCAGTATGGCAGGTTGATGAAAAATTTATTAATGGGGTAGGAGTGGCTATGGGAGGCTATGTCGCTTCGGCTGCAGATATAACTATGGCTTACGCCGTCTCCTCTTTATTGGAAAGCAGCGAATCTTTTTTTTCAATTAACCTGCAGACAACCTTCCATAAACCAGTAGCAGTTGGTGAAGCTGTGGTTGAAGCAAAGGTTGAAAAGAAGGGGCGGAAAGTAGCATATTTAATAGCAGAAGTTAAGCAGAATGGGAAACTGGCAGCAACCGTTCATTCTTCTGTGATGATTATTAATAATGAAGAATAATTGCTGATAAAGAAATTAAAGGATGGAAAAAACTACAAGCAAACAAAATGAATTTTGCTGTCAATTAAACAATATACTTATTTAGAGACAGTGTTTATGTTGACAAAAAACGTAAGCCTTTTGTATACTAATTATAAAGATTATAATGTAAGAATGTTTTTCGGAAGAGGTGAAGCAAATGGAAAACCATCGACTTCAAGAAGCATTACATTCTTTAAAAAGCACCAAAGTTCGAATGACGCCACAGCGCCATGCAATACTGGAGTATTTATTCAGTGTGGAGGTTCATCCTACGGCTGATGAAATATACAAAGCGCTTGAAGGGAAATTCCCTAATATGAGTGTGGCGACTGTATATAATAATCTTCGTGTCTTTAAAGAAGTCGGTCTGGTTAGAGAATTGACATATGGCGACTCTTCCAGCAGATTCGACAGTAATACTTCTGATCATTATCATGTAATCTGTGATGACTGCGGAAAGATTGTAGATTTCCATTATCCGGGATTAGACGAAGTGGAAACACTTGCGGAACATGTGACTAATTTTAAAGTCCGTGACCACCGTATGGAAATATACGGCCTGTGTCCGTCATGCCAGAAACAACATCAACATTAAGAGAAGCGGGGATTACCAGCTTCTTTTTTTTTGTATTTTAAGAAGGTGATTTAAAGCATAAAAAAAACCTAACCAGAACAGGCTGGTTAGATTTTCAGGTTATTTATTTGCTTTTCTTATTATAGCTTTCGTCAAACTCTTTTCCTTCCAGTGACTTATCTAAAGTTAATGGTTCGTCGCAGTACATACATGCATCCACTCTTCCGAGCATTTTTGTCTGTTTACCACAGTTTGGACACTGAACCTGAACGGTCTTTGAAGAAAGCATTCCAATCCAGAAGTAAATAACCGTACTTGCAATAATAGCCAGAAAACCAAGAAGCATAAATGCAGTCACAAGAAATGGACTTTGCTGAAAGAACAAACCAATATACATAATTGCTATTCCGGCGAAAATCAGCACCAGAGCAAAGGTTCTGATTTTATTAATTTTATTTGAATATTTAATTCCCATAGTAAACAACCTCCTAACTTGAAAGTATAGCATAAATTTTTCGAATGACCATCATCTTTGTTCAACTAATTAGGAGGTTTTTTTTTAGCTTCGTCGAACATGTAAATAGACAGTAAAAATAAAGCAGGCAACAACAATAAGATAACTGCAGGAGGAGTCACTAAATGGATGATTTGTTGCGTCAGCTCTACCAGGACCGGACCAGCGCAGAATATACACTTGGTATTATCGCTGTAAACAGCAGAAATAAACTGGATTCAACTACTGATTATTTTGACGTAGTTCTTCTTATAATTGTAGAAGACTCAACACCCCCCTGGGAGGTTAAACATTATACATATAATGAGCAGAAAATAGCCATGCATATTGTCAGCACAAATCAATTGTACAACTGGCTGTTAACCAGCTCAAACAGAAAAGTTGTCGACTGGCTGATGAATGGCAGAGTAATTTTTGACAGAAACGAGTATACAATTAATTTCAGAAAACAGCTGCTTGAATTCCCGGCGGAAGAGAGAAGGATAAGAACCGGTGTGGAGTTTGCAAAATTAATACGGCGTTTTACAGATGGCAAAGCTTTGTTCCATCAAGGTCATATGCTTGATGCATATAATCAGATCGTCCATGCACTCCATCATCTTGCCAGACTCTCAGTTATTGAGCATGGTTTTTATCCTGAAGTAACCGTCTGGGAGCAAGTTAGAAATATTGAACCGGAAATATATAAACTCTATGCTGAATTGGTAAAAGGGAACGAATCTATCGAGAAAAAACTGGAACTGCTCCTGATTGCTAATGAATTCGGGCTGATGACGAAAACAAAACTCGGCAGCGCACATCTTTTTGATCTGTTGAAAACAAAAGAAACCCCGTGGTCTATAGAAGAAATTAAACAGCAACTGAGCATTAACGACTATTCCCTCGATTTGACGATTATGCTGGAGTATCTTGTGGAAAAAGGTTATGTGGATGTAATAAAGGAAGAAACTAAAGGAAAAGAAATCTTTCATCGAAAGTATATACTAAACCAGCATGGTTATAATAAGGAAGAAAAATAGACAATACAGGCTGACTGCCTGTTGCGCTAAATCGAATTGATTTGATTTGCGGTTCAGGCAGGAAACATTTATTTGCTTTAGCAGGCATAGTAGTATGCCTGCATATTTAATTTTTTTTAAAACCAAGGGTTGCTTTTTGTTATGAATAATGTTAAATTATTAAATGTCGCCGCAACAAAGCGACAGAGCAAGCGAAAAACAAATCGAAAAAAGTTGTTGACTTTTGGTAGTGTAAGTGATAAGATAATAAAGTCGCCAAAAACGACAGCAAAACATTTTGACCTTTGAAAACTAAACAAAAAGCCAAGCGAAGTGGGATATTTTAAATATCCCGTCAATCGAAAGAGTAATCTTTCAAATTAAATGATGTCAGAGACATCAAACTCGTTTCAATTTATTGGAGAGTTTGATCCTGGCTCAGGACGAACGCTGGCGGCGTGCCTAATACATGCAAGTCGAGCGCAGGAAACAGGCTGATCCCTTCGGGGTGATGCCTGTGGAATGAGCGGCGGACGGGTGAGTAACACGTGGGCAACCTGCCTCACAGACTGGGATAACTCCGGGAAACCGGAGCTAATACCGGATGACCAACGGAGTCACATGACTCTGTTGTAAAAGTTGGGATTTATCCTAACACTGTGAGATGGGCCCGCGGCGCATTAGCTAGTTGGTGAGGTAACGGCTCACCAAGGCGACGATGCGTAGCCGACCTGAGAGGGTGATCGGCCACACTGGAACTGAGACACGGTCCAGACTCCTACGGGAGGCAGCAGTAGGGAATCATCCGCAATGGGCGAAAGCCTGACGGTGCAACGCCGCGTGAACGATGAAGGTCTTCGGATTGTAAAGTTCTGTTGTCAGGGAAGAACACGTGCCGTTCGAACAGGGCGGCACCTTGACGGTACCTGACCAGAAAGCCCCGGCTAACTACGTGCCAGCAGCCGCGGTAATACGTAGGGGGCAAGCGTTGTCCGGAATTATTGGGCGTAAAGCGCGCGCAGGCGGTCTCTTAAGTCTGATGTGAAAGCCCACGGCTCAACCGTGGAGGGTCATTGGAAACTGGGGGACTTGAGTGTAGGAGAGGAAAGTGGAATTCCACGTGTAGCGGTGAAATGCGTAGATATGTGGAGGAACACCAGTGGCGAAGGCGACTTTCTGGCCTATAACTGACGCTGAGGCGCGAAAGCGTGGGGAGCAAACAGGATTAGATACCCTGGTAGTCCACGCCGTAAACGATGAGTGCTAGGTGTTAGGGGTTTCGATACCCTTAGTGCCGCAGTTAACACATTAAGCACTCCGCCTGGGGAGTACGGCCGCAAGGCTGAAACTCAAAGGAATTGACGGGGGCCCGCACAAGCAGTGGAGCATGTGGTTTAATTCGAAGCAACGCGAAGAACCTTACCAGGTCTTGACATCCTCTGACAACTCTGGAGACAGAGCGTTCCCCTTCGGGGGACAGAGTGACAGGTGGTGCATGGTTGTCGTCAGCTCGTGTCGTGAGATGTTGGGTTAAGTCCCGCAACGAGCGCAACCCTTGACCTTAGTTGCCAGCATTCAGTTGGGCACTCTAAGGTGACTGCCGGTGACAAACCGGAGGAAGGTGGGGATGACGTCAAATCATCATGCCCCTTATGACCTGGGCTACACACGTGCTACAATGGGTGGTACAAAGGGCAGCAAAGCCGCGAGGCCGAGCGAATCCCATAAAGCCACTCTCAGTTCGGATTGCAGGCTGCAACTCGCCTGCATGAAGCCGGAATTGCTAGTAATCGCGGATCAGCATGCCGCGGTGAATACGTTCCCGGGCCTTGTACACACCGCCCGTCACACCACGAGAGCTTGTAACACCCGAAGTCGGTGAGGTAACCTTCTGGAGCCAGCCGCCGAAGGTGGGACAGGTGATTGGGGTGAAGTCGTAACAAGGTATCCCTACCGGAAGGTGGGGATGGATCACCTCCTTTCTAAGGAGCTTAAAAGGCTCATACCTTTTTATAGCTTCGCTTGGTACTTTTTGTTTAGTTTTGAGAGGTCATACTCTCAAAAAATGATTTTCCTCTTTACAGAGGAAGGTTATTCTTTTGCCCTTTGAAAACTGGATAACGATTAACTGATTGATGATCACCGGTTGTTATAATTAAAAGTGCAAACTTTTAACGAGTACAACCGAGTGTCTTAGATAAGGCTGAATGTAGACGCCATTTTTTAACATGGTTAAGTTAGAAAGGGCGCACGGTGAATGCCTTGGCACTAGGAGCCGACGAAGGACGGGACGAACACCGATATGCTTCGGGGAGCTGTAAGTAAGCTTTGATCCGGAGATTTCCGAATGGGGGAACCCACTGCCTGTAATGAGGCAGTATCCATACCTGAATACATAGGGTATGAGAAGGCAGACCTGGGGAACTGAAACATCTTAGTACCCAGAGGAAGAGAAAGCAAATGCGATTTCCTGAGTAGCGGCGAGCGAAACGGAAACAGCCCAAACCAGAAGGCTTGCCTTCTGGGGTTGTAGGACACTCCATACGGAGTTACAAAGAAACAGCGTAGGTGAAGCGACCTGGAAAGGTCCGCGGGACAAGGTAACAGCCCTGTAGCCGAAACGTTGTTTCCTCCGGAGTGTATCCTGAGTACGGCGGGACACGTGAAACCCCGTCGGAATCCGGGAGGACCATCTCCCAAGGCTAAATACTCCCTAGTGACCGATAGTGAACCAGTACCGTGAGGGAAAGGTGAAAAGCACCCCGGGAGGGGAGTGAAAGAGATCCTGAAACCGTGTGCCTACAAGTAGTTGGAGCCCGTTCATGGGTGACAGCGTGCCTTTTGTAGAATGAACCGGCGAGTTACGATA
Protein-coding regions in this window:
- a CDS encoding enoyl-CoA hydratase-related protein, encoding MEKVLYSKEGHIAYITLNREEQLNCFDYETLETLGSIVEKVHLDKEVRAVIFTGAGEKAFSAGADLKERKKLNDSEVRRNVKAIRDVFTAVENLPQPTIAAINGYAFGGGFELALACDFRIAATEAKMGLTEVSWAIIPGAGGTQRLPRLIGLSKAMELILTAERITAQEALELGILNYLAGKDELLAECEKLAARITKNGPLAVQQAKYAVLQGSNVDLQTGLALEAKAYEVIIPTKDRVEALKAFSEKRAPEFKGE
- the paaX gene encoding phenylacetic acid degradation operon negative regulatory protein PaaX codes for the protein MENTLNTRSMIFTLFGDYIRHYGNEIWIGSLIRVLQEFGHNEQSVRAAISRMNKQGWIASEKRGNKSYYSLTEMGKERIEEAAERIYKIKPHSWDGKWRILMYTIPETKRSIRDELRQELIWSGFGSLSNSTWISPNKLEKQVYTLIDKYKIHDFVNFFVSDYKGPGEPEGLVQNCWNIDEINEKYEHFIRDYSQKYVIAKNKIDKGEMTDGQCFVERTILVHEYRKFLFIDPGLPGELLPEKWLGDSAASLFSDYYVTLAEPANSFFEGIFKEGNEMANISKDYDILDHPFIANNQ
- a CDS encoding gamma carbonic anhydrase family protein, with product MLYPYDEKYPNVPNNVFTAPGVHIIGDVTIGEESSIWFNTVIRGDEAPIRIGERCNVQDNSTLHNYEEFPLVLEDEVSIGHNVILHGCTVRKGALIGMGATVLDGAEIGEYAFIGANTLIPPGKKIPPRTMVMGSPGKVIRELNDDDIKLIELTISSYHEKGQKYLKELGGK
- a CDS encoding nitronate monooxygenase family protein — translated: MNILCEELSITYPIIQGGMGNVSNAPLTGAISQAGALGTLGAGTMAPDKLESLILDVKKITDKPFCINIPITVQPYLKEVVQLVEKHSIPVVSLSAGNPARLAKHFKDQGVKVICVVASVRQAQKAEQAGADVIVGEGYEAAGINSNFETTTLTLIPQLVKAVSVPVAAAGGIGDGGGLAAMLSLGAHGVQMGTRFIATEEALVHKDYKRLIVEATDTDTVVVGRTVGRIRRLLNTEYAKKLAEKEKSGVTAEEFGELTNEDRHISGAIQGNLADGHLNSGQIAGIVDDLPPVSELIRRMMGEAEEAAKGLSSKLGL
- a CDS encoding PaaI family thioesterase encodes the protein MNQTFKANELVTVVTENRKPPNCDITLNIQPVKAENGIAEAVWQVDEKFINGVGVAMGGYVASAADITMAYAVSSLLESSESFFSINLQTTFHKPVAVGEAVVEAKVEKKGRKVAYLIAEVKQNGKLAATVHSSVMIINNEE
- the perR gene encoding peroxide-responsive transcriptional repressor PerR; translated protein: MENHRLQEALHSLKSTKVRMTPQRHAILEYLFSVEVHPTADEIYKALEGKFPNMSVATVYNNLRVFKEVGLVRELTYGDSSSRFDSNTSDHYHVICDDCGKIVDFHYPGLDEVETLAEHVTNFKVRDHRMEIYGLCPSCQKQHQH
- a CDS encoding YgzB family protein, with amino-acid sequence MGIKYSNKINKIRTFALVLIFAGIAIMYIGLFFQQSPFLVTAFMLLGFLAIIASTVIYFWIGMLSSKTVQVQCPNCGKQTKMLGRVDACMYCDEPLTLDKSLEGKEFDESYNKKSK
- a CDS encoding nucleotidyltransferase-like protein, with translation MDDLLRQLYQDRTSAEYTLGIIAVNSRNKLDSTTDYFDVVLLIIVEDSTPPWEVKHYTYNEQKIAMHIVSTNQLYNWLLTSSNRKVVDWLMNGRVIFDRNEYTINFRKQLLEFPAEERRIRTGVEFAKLIRRFTDGKALFHQGHMLDAYNQIVHALHHLARLSVIEHGFYPEVTVWEQVRNIEPEIYKLYAELVKGNESIEKKLELLLIANEFGLMTKTKLGSAHLFDLLKTKETPWSIEEIKQQLSINDYSLDLTIMLEYLVEKGYVDVIKEETKGKEIFHRKYILNQHGYNKEEK